The bacterium region TTGTACTCTGTTTGTTGATGAACACCCCGAGGGTATCGTCAGGAACGAATGCGACGCGGGCGGTGTAGCTCGTGTTCATTGTCCACATTAACGAGTCGGGCGCTTCGGTATATACGCCGCCGCGAATGCGAAACGTAACGCCACCGGTACCGACGCCGTTGCTGTTCAAGGCAGTGATGGCAGCACTGATGGTAGCATAATCCGGCGCATTACCACCGACATACTTCGTACCGGTTAGTGGTTGTGCGAAGAGCCCTGCGGTCAGCAACAGGGTCAAAACAAGCGTAGAGATTCCAGAATAGCGACGGTACATCATCAATCCTCCCTCGTTAATAAAGCAAAACCCGTCGTGAAAATGTCTAAGGTGAATGAACTATTCGGTTGGTAATGAGAAGTTGTTCAACTATGAATTTACCCTTTCTGTTAAGAAAACACAACATAAGTGACGCAATTTATGATTTTCCTCGTTCTCTGATGTTACATGATGCTATCTTGCCATTCATATTTCAGGCTGGTGGCTGCGGGCTTTAGCCCGCACACAGGCTACACTAATTGATGAAACGCGGGATAAAGCCCGCGGCTACCAATTGTGAGATAGATTCATGGAAAATGAGTAAAATCCGAATTTCTATTGAAAATTGACCAAACACTACTTATGTTACTTGTCAATCGGTTCTTTTTCAAGCGTTTGGGGAAAAACACAGTCATCGCCGTTTGTTTTTGTGTAATCCCCGCTGACGATTTCTATCATTCCCAACCAATGGGAAAGGAGAAACAACATGAAACGCATCTTGACTTTATTACCCGTTTTCTCCCTTCTATTCGGCTTTTTTACCGCGTTACCCCTTTACGGGCAGCTTCCACTCGTATCGGAAAAGCACTCTGCCATTGAGATTTCTTCGCAATCACTCGGAATTGGGCACCTCCGCATACAGGTTACAAACCCCCAAGTACAGTTTGAACAAATATCACAAAACGACCGGAATTGGACTATGCTATCGATTGATGGCGAATCCTATGTGCCGACAATCGGTGAACCGATGGTGCCAACAGTACAGCGCCCAGTAAGGGTTCCGGATCGAGGCAATGTTTCCGTCCGCATTGTAAACTCGTCTTACACAGAGTATTCCAACATCGACGTGTTACCGATGCAAACGATTCCCGCCAATCCGACCGATCAAGTTGCATTTACTTATCATGAAGACAGCTATACCCAAGATTGTTGGTATCCTGAAGTGTTGGCAACCATCAGCGACCCGGTGTTATTGCGGGATGCCCGTATTGCCATGCTGGCAATTAGCCCCGTACAGGTAAATCCAGTGACACGCTCTGTTCGAGTGTATGATTCAATTGAATTAGAAACGGTACCAATGGGCGGGCAGGGTGTAAATGAACTCAACCACCCGGTAGGACCGGTACCAAGTTTTGCCGCGTTTTATCGGGAAGTTCTCGGGTGCGACGATTTAGCCGCTGACGCTGCCGCATCACAACCGGGTACCATTCTCTTGATTCATCGAGATGACACCATAATTAATGCATTGGTGAACCCTTGGAAGGATTGGAAAATCGCCAGTGGTCGACCTTGTCGAACGCTTACCTACACACCGCCAACCGTCTTGAATGCGGGGATAATTCTATCGGCAATTCTGGAAGCATACAACAGTGTGACCCCGCCATTGGAGGAAATTGTTATTGTTGGCGATGAAGGGCCGACGTCTTCATATTGGATACCAGGTTCGACCACCGGCTATGGGGCGACTGACCATAACTATACGATGCTCGCTGGTAACGATATTCTTGGCGATGTTTTTCTCGGTCGATTTTCTTGTGAGAATGCCGCCCAGTTGGCAACAATGATCAATCGTAGCATCAATTATGAGAAGACCCCGACAATGTCGGAAACAGAGTGGTATACTCGCGCATGGGGGTATGCCGGAGTTTCAAATAATCAATATGACACCAGAACCACCACTCGCTTTTGTTTGGATCAACTACTCTTGCATGGGATAAATCAGCAGTTTTACGACGAGCACACCGGGTCGGTCAACGCAATATTAATCAATCAGCGATTCGCCATAGGCGTTTCTCATTGGGCGCATAACCCCAGTTACGTCGGCCAGATTTACGATACAGATATTTCCGGCATCCAAAATACCGGCAAGTACTTTTTCTCGATGCACTTGGCGTCAAGTACGGGCAACTGGTCTGGTTCCACCGGGCTTAATGAATCGTTAATTCGCTTGGGCACACCAAACAATCCGCGTGGTGCGATTGCAACAGTAGCAACTGCGACATCGGGTACCCACTGGCAATTTGAGCGAACGATGTCCGCGGGGATATACTATGGACTGGGGACACTCAATCTCCACCAACCAGGTCCGATGACTTGGATGGGAAAATTTCAACTCTGGAGGAATCATCACATCCTCGATTCGTCGATGGTGAACAATCATACTCGATGGAATAATCTGATGGGTGACCCCACGGCGTTGCTTTGGTCTGGGGTTCCCCGCTTTTTAACAACAACCTATCCCGACACCATTGGACTATCGCAAAACCAGTTATCACTTCACATTGAAAGCGAAGGGGTTCCCGTTCCCGATTTGTTGGTCACTGTCTGGAAAACGAATGAGACGGGGGAAAATGAGACCTACTACCGCGCTCGCACCGATTCCGCAGGACAAGTTTTGTTGCAATTGTCAAACCGATCAATCGGTTCCTTGTTTGTGACTGCCATTGGTGATCAAGCCGATGCAAATTACTATCCGATTCACGATACGATTGCCGTTGTCCAATGGAGTGGCGACATCGGTCTCATGGACTATATGATTGTCGATGATAATCTCGATGGGAGAATTGGCAATAACGACAACACAGCAAATCCGGGCGAGACCATTGATATCGATGTCCGCTTGACGAACCGGGGACAAAGCGCAACGATATCGGGAATAACCGGTACGCTTACTTCTTCCGACTCCCGGGTAACCATTCTGCAAGGGAACCAATCGTGGAATTCGCTATCACCAGGCGCTTTCAGTGCTGGTGTCGGTATGTTCCGCGTACAATTGTTGACTGGCTTGCTTGATAATGAAATCATTCCATTGCATTTGTGGGTCGTTACCAGCGATTCGACCTTTAATCGAAACGTCTTAATTCCGTTGACGATTCGTTCGATTGATGTCGAGGGAGTTTCGTTAGCAATCGAGAATTTGAATGGTGATTCCACTTGGTTCATACCCGGAGGTAACGTTTTTCTGAACGCCTCTATTCGCAATATCGGCGGGCTGGGAGGCGGTTTAACGCAAGCAACGGTGTTTTCCAATTCCAACTACCTTTCATTTCTTGATCCCACCGGAATTTTTACTTCACTTCCGATTGGTGTAATTGTATCCAACAGCGGTGTTCAACGCTTCGAAATCTGTGCAAACATTGCTACCATTCCCGGTTCGCAATTCACCGTCGGGATCGCTTTGACGGATGGTGCAGTGATCGATACGGTATATTTTTCGCTAACGGTGGGAACCCGTTCTTCCTCCGATCCAACGGG contains the following coding sequences:
- a CDS encoding C25 family cysteine peptidase, whose product is MKRILTLLPVFSLLFGFFTALPLYGQLPLVSEKHSAIEISSQSLGIGHLRIQVTNPQVQFEQISQNDRNWTMLSIDGESYVPTIGEPMVPTVQRPVRVPDRGNVSVRIVNSSYTEYSNIDVLPMQTIPANPTDQVAFTYHEDSYTQDCWYPEVLATISDPVLLRDARIAMLAISPVQVNPVTRSVRVYDSIELETVPMGGQGVNELNHPVGPVPSFAAFYREVLGCDDLAADAAASQPGTILLIHRDDTIINALVNPWKDWKIASGRPCRTLTYTPPTVLNAGIILSAILEAYNSVTPPLEEIVIVGDEGPTSSYWIPGSTTGYGATDHNYTMLAGNDILGDVFLGRFSCENAAQLATMINRSINYEKTPTMSETEWYTRAWGYAGVSNNQYDTRTTTRFCLDQLLLHGINQQFYDEHTGSVNAILINQRFAIGVSHWAHNPSYVGQIYDTDISGIQNTGKYFFSMHLASSTGNWSGSTGLNESLIRLGTPNNPRGAIATVATATSGTHWQFERTMSAGIYYGLGTLNLHQPGPMTWMGKFQLWRNHHILDSSMVNNHTRWNNLMGDPTALLWSGVPRFLTTTYPDTIGLSQNQLSLHIESEGVPVPDLLVTVWKTNETGENETYYRARTDSAGQVLLQLSNRSIGSLFVTAIGDQADANYYPIHDTIAVVQWSGDIGLMDYMIVDDNLDGRIGNNDNTANPGETIDIDVRLTNRGQSATISGITGTLTSSDSRVTILQGNQSWNSLSPGAFSAGVGMFRVQLLTGLLDNEIIPLHLWVVTSDSTFNRNVLIPLTIRSIDVEGVSLAIENLNGDSTWFIPGGNVFLNASIRNIGGLGGGLTQATVFSNSNYLSFLDPTGIFTSLPIGVIVSNSGVQRFEICANIATIPGSQFTVGIALTDGAVIDTVYFSLTVGTRSSSDPTGSDSYGYVAYDDTDTSYSMCPHFDWVEIRTNGLGTRLPLNDNVETADASIHATLPFPVQYYGNVFDTVLICSNGWFAFGGQQRAGLPLYNNFRNTPLPTSNGPTNLVCPFWENLVMPNTQHGVWVYHDTTNHTFVLTWYGWVFGNNSINEFQAIIRDELYWPTYSNDAMILFQYKVFNNIVGDNDEPDYATIGISEGTFTDGIEFSYMNQYTPGSAIIANSSDCERAILFTTTQSYITGSITGRVTHLSDGSPVDNATVQVLTGGRLATTDWNGEYFLSEVLIGDYNVIVTKPGYNDTTRSINVSQDSTTILNFVMTMPEFAYSVLGGDSASTGQIYCRLLEHNDTELAEIGLFNHGNGLLEWSSSFVYNFNVDEVDTTWEELYSFPASSNCGDRELQGIEFDGNSFWVVGSHNSTNPNRIYQFDRAGYQQQMLNQSDNTSLIGYRDLAWDGEFFYGSSSRLIEQFDTLGVVHRSYEALVNPARALACDTSNGLLYYADWMSPIYALRLNDGITTQVITNSFNVVGMAYYPSDRDGYPLYAVARLDGIGMQIVKFNPITGESMEVVTIPTTEVVYGAAITSSWNPMVWTLLVLMRNPVTFVNRVVVYELEMNRDWFTYSPSSGSVAPGDSAVVQITLNSLSLPADHTFRANLLITNNSTTRQASVPITMFIESRGNAEESLNKLPQQFALESVYPNPFNGQAAFVVALPIASEVSLVLYDQLGRETARLLQHRPMNAGRHTVRFNSTSLASGVYYARFQSGEYSSTRKIVLLK